The Opitutales bacterium genome has a window encoding:
- a CDS encoding transposase, with the protein MQIILAKYLDHLPLYRQEQIFKRRYGVQLSRKLLCEWVRVIAEDWLGLIYHSIKSDLLRQQHLHADETPIRCNDPDTKHRSRHGYLWVYRSGNQVFYDWHMSRGRTAAESMLRGYRGCLQADGYAVYGQLAQSEGFTLLGCMAHAVHGANFTKPGL; encoded by the coding sequence GTGCAGATCATTTTGGCCAAATACCTCGATCATTTGCCGCTCTATCGCCAAGAGCAGATTTTTAAAAGGCGCTACGGCGTGCAGCTCTCGCGCAAACTGCTCTGCGAATGGGTGCGTGTGATAGCCGAAGATTGGCTCGGACTCATTTATCACTCTATCAAAAGTGATTTGCTCAGGCAACAGCACCTGCATGCTGATGAGACGCCTATAAGATGTAATGATCCAGATACGAAACACCGTTCCAGGCATGGCTACCTTTGGGTCTATCGCAGTGGTAATCAGGTATTTTACGACTGGCACATGAGCCGTGGCCGCACGGCTGCGGAGTCGATGCTGCGCGGCTACCGCGGTTGCCTGCAAGCTGATGGTTATGCTGTCTATGGTCAGCTTGCCCAGAGTGAAGGCTTCACGCTACTAGGCTGTATGGCCCATGCCGTGCACGGCGCAAATTTTACGAAGCCTGGACTATAG
- a CDS encoding transposase, whose translation MYGPCRARRKFYEAWTIAEEGASAWYLKQFQELYRLEKEPDHDRTRDSLPMLKAIKHRLDSDLLNLPKQSKTHAAVSYMLNQWGSLSAIFDHPAAPLDNNPVEQVIRPTKLGAKNWLFIGHPKAGRRCAILYTILQNCHLSGHNPQEYLLEVLNRLAREDRSDPEFISSLAPKNWKPSAT comes from the coding sequence CTGTATGGCCCATGCCGTGCACGGCGCAAATTTTACGAAGCCTGGACTATAGCCGAAGAGGGAGCGAGTGCCTGGTATCTTAAACAGTTCCAAGAACTCTATCGCTTGGAAAAGGAACCCGATCACGATCGTACCCGCGACAGCCTCCCTATGCTTAAAGCGATCAAGCACCGCCTCGATTCAGACCTCCTGAATCTGCCCAAGCAAAGTAAAACCCATGCAGCGGTTAGCTACATGCTCAATCAATGGGGCTCGCTGAGCGCCATCTTTGATCACCCGGCAGCGCCTTTGGATAACAATCCCGTCGAACAGGTGATCCGCCCGACCAAACTTGGAGCCAAGAACTGGTTATTTATAGGTCACCCGAAAGCAGGTCGCCGCTGCGCAATCCTCTACACGATCCTTCAAAACTGCCACCTGTCCGGTCACAATCCGCAAGAGTATCTGCTCGAGGTGCTCAATCGCCTCGCTCGTGAAGATCGCAGCGATCCCGAGTTCATCTCCAGCCTGGCTCCGAAAAACTGGAAACCGTCTGCTACTTGA
- a CDS encoding type II toxin-antitoxin system HicA family toxin, translating into MPKLLSSEKVVTILLANGFEFVSQRGSHMKYRDASGHTVIVPAGRREIPRGTIGSIIRQSGLPRRLF; encoded by the coding sequence ATGCCTAAACTATTGAGCTCTGAAAAGGTGGTAACGATCCTCCTGGCCAATGGCTTTGAGTTCGTTTCGCAACGCGGCAGCCACATGAAATACCGTGATGCATCAGGGCATACCGTAATCGTCCCAGCTGGCCGCCGCGAAATCCCTCGCGGGACAATCGGCTCCATAATCCGACAATCAGGGCTGCCTCGGCGTCTGTTCTGA
- a CDS encoding type II toxin-antitoxin system HicB family antitoxin, whose protein sequence is MNHVMKYCVYKESPHYVAQCLNVDLSSFGDTASEAVDNLKEALELYLEDAPESAYQEIEEVMIGERLLHA, encoded by the coding sequence ATGAATCACGTCATGAAATACTGTGTGTATAAAGAGTCACCACACTACGTAGCTCAGTGCCTGAATGTGGACCTGTCTAGTTTTGGTGATACTGCCAGTGAAGCTGTGGACAACCTCAAGGAGGCCCTCGAACTTTACCTAGAGGACGCTCCTGAATCTGCTTATCAAGAAATTGAGGAAGTGATGATCGGCGAGCGCTTGTTGCATGCCTAA
- the tnpB gene encoding IS66 family insertion sequence element accessory protein TnpB, protein MLFDGEDIVICHGVVDLRKGAGGLLALVTSVRPGAWYLFSNRSRSLVKAVQMDGRGLSLVTRRIDQGAFQWLEKAEGASVISVRDASMICDGESLKQRFSRT, encoded by the coding sequence ATGCTATTTGATGGAGAAGATATCGTGATCTGCCACGGCGTGGTCGATCTTCGTAAAGGCGCTGGCGGATTGCTGGCATTAGTCACAAGTGTTAGGCCCGGGGCGTGGTATTTGTTTAGCAACCGCAGCCGGTCTTTGGTTAAAGCGGTCCAGATGGATGGGCGTGGCCTCTCGTTGGTTACACGGCGCATTGACCAGGGTGCATTTCAGTGGCTCGAAAAGGCCGAAGGGGCTTCAGTTATTAGTGTTCGTGATGCTTCGATGATCTGTGATGGCGAGTCCTTAAAACAACGATTTTCTCGCACTTAG